From a single Arachis hypogaea cultivar Tifrunner chromosome 3, arahy.Tifrunner.gnm2.J5K5, whole genome shotgun sequence genomic region:
- the LOC112790396 gene encoding zinc finger CCCH domain-containing protein 43 isoform X1, with translation MEPSESESVGSSTTTTTKDPQLGSQSEPSSPFPNHHHDPQQSEPDLSQNLGLQDETRDELGAEFHKKLDLKDEDERVAENEKKDSNFVAGSGEYGGEELGGEGGCAPETGEAQGSDDNDGWDDDEGYGWNENVKESEVDKVSGDFDVDGDGNGDDEVEVEGDEEVEKKKDRSSGRVQQQYPLRPDAEDCAFYLKTGTCKFGFNCKFNHPLGRRKNQAVKEKVGGEREEPAEKSGQIECKYYLRSGGCKFGKACKFNHTRGKPSAAPLLELNFLGLPIRLGEKQCPYYMRTGSCKFGANCKFNHPDPTSGGRVGDSVSGFGNGNYVPLQGASQPSGPSWSSSKTLNDTAPFVPMMLSPSQAVSPRSPEWNGYQAPVYLSERSMHPPSAYVMNNPTIETPMYMHQPKQTPIEEFPERPGEPECSYFLKTGDCKFKSNCKFHHPKNRVARIPPCNLSDKGLPLRPDQNVCSHYSRYGICKFGPACKFDHPVINPSPPSSPGLDQQTSYTDTPNEMTTMEGNGDANDEAIRQPV, from the exons ATGGAACCTTCTGAATCAGAATCAGTTGGTTCctccaccacaaccaccaccaaaGACCCACAATTGGGTTCTCAGAGTGAACCTTCTTCTCCTTTTCCCAATCATCATCACGATCCTCAACAATCAGAGCCAGATCTCAGTCAAAATTTGGGGTTGCAGGATGAAACTCGTGATGAACTTGGTGCAGAGTTCCACAAGAAGTTGGATttgaaggatgaggatgaaagGGTAGCTGAAAATGAGAAGAAAGATTCGAACTTTGTAGCTGGTAGTGGAGAATATGGTGGTGAGGAATTGGGTGGTGAAGGTGGTTGTGCCCCGGAAACAGGTGAAGCACAAGGGAGTGATGATAATGATGGTTGGGATGATGATGAGGGTTATGGCTGGAATGAGAATGTGAAAGAGAGTGAGGTTGATAAGGTAAGTGGAGATTTTGATGTTGATGgtgatggtaatggtgatgatgaAGTTGAAGTTGAAGGTGATGAAGAAGTGGAGAAGAAGAAAGATAGAAGCAGTGGTAGAGTTCAGCAGCAATATCCACTGAGGCCTGATGCTGAAGATTGTGCTTTCTATCTTAAAACTGGAACTTGCAAATTTGGATTCAATTGCAAGTTTAATCACCCACTTGGTAGGAGGAAGAACCAG GCTGTTAAAGAGAAGGTTGGGGGAGAAAGAGAAGAACCGGCTGAAAAATCGGGCCAGATAGAATGCAAG TATTATTTAAGGTCGGGAGGATGTAAGTTTGGAAAAGCTTGTAAATTTAACCACACAAGAGGAAAGCCTTCAGCTGCGCCACTTTTGGAGCTTAACTTTCTTGGCTTGCCTATACGATTG GGAGAGAAACAATGTCCCTATTACATGCGCACAGGCTCCTGTAAGTTTGGAGCAAATTGCAAGTTTAATCATCCTGATCCTACTTCTGGTGGTAGAGTTGGGGATTCTGTTTCAGGATTTGGTAATGGTAATTATGTACCCCTACAAGGCGCATCACAACCATCTGGTCCCTCGTGGTCATCTTCAAAAACATTAAATGATACTGCTCCTTTTGTGCCAATGATGCTTTCGCCTAGTCAAGCGGTTTCTCCCCGAAGTCCTGAATGGAACGGATACCAG GCACCTGTCTATTTATCCGAGAGGAGTATGCACCCACCATCGGCATATGTCATGAACAACCCAACAATCGAAACACCCATGTACATGCACCAACCAAAGCAGACGCCAATTGAAGAGTTTCCAGAAAGGCCTGGTGAACCCGAATGCAGCTACTTCTTAAAAACTGGAGATTGCAAGTTCAAATCCAATTGTAAATTCCATCATCCAAAGAATCGGGTTGCAAGAATACCTCCGTGCAACCTCAGTGACAAGGGCCTGCCTCTGAGACCT GATCAGAATGTATGCTCCCATTACAGCCGCTACGGGATTTGCAAATTTGGACCAGCTTGTAAGTTTGACCACCCGGTAATAAACCCATCTCCCCCAAGTAGTCCTGGACTTGATCAGCAAACTTCTTATACAGACACGCCTAATGAGATGACTACGATGGAGGGAAATGGAGATGCCAATGATGAGGCAATTCGTCAGCCTGTTTAG
- the LOC112790396 gene encoding zinc finger CCCH domain-containing protein 43 isoform X2: MEPSESESVGSSTTTTTKDPQLGSQSEPSSPFPNHHHDPQQSEPDLSQNLGLQDETRDELGAEFHKKLDLKDEDERVAENEKKDSNFVAGSGEYGGEELGGEGGCAPETGEAQGSDDNDGWDDDEGYGWNENVKESEVDKVSGDFDVDGDGNGDDEVEVEGDEEVEKKKDRSSGRVQQQYPLRPDAEDCAFYLKTGTCKFGFNCKFNHPLGRRKNQAVKEKVGGEREEPAEKSGQIECKYYLRSGGCKFGKACKFNHTRGKPSAAPLLELNFLGLPIRLGEKQCPYYMRTGSCKFGANCKFNHPDPTSGGRVGDSVSGFGNGNYVPLQGASQPSGPSWSSSKTLNDTAPFVPMMLSPSQAVSPRSPEWNGYQAPVYLSERSMHPPSAYVMNNPTIETPMYMHQPKQTPIEEFPERPGEPECSYFLKTGDCKFKSNCKFHHPKNRVARIPPCNLSDKGLPLRPNVCSHYSRYGICKFGPACKFDHPVINPSPPSSPGLDQQTSYTDTPNEMTTMEGNGDANDEAIRQPV, translated from the exons ATGGAACCTTCTGAATCAGAATCAGTTGGTTCctccaccacaaccaccaccaaaGACCCACAATTGGGTTCTCAGAGTGAACCTTCTTCTCCTTTTCCCAATCATCATCACGATCCTCAACAATCAGAGCCAGATCTCAGTCAAAATTTGGGGTTGCAGGATGAAACTCGTGATGAACTTGGTGCAGAGTTCCACAAGAAGTTGGATttgaaggatgaggatgaaagGGTAGCTGAAAATGAGAAGAAAGATTCGAACTTTGTAGCTGGTAGTGGAGAATATGGTGGTGAGGAATTGGGTGGTGAAGGTGGTTGTGCCCCGGAAACAGGTGAAGCACAAGGGAGTGATGATAATGATGGTTGGGATGATGATGAGGGTTATGGCTGGAATGAGAATGTGAAAGAGAGTGAGGTTGATAAGGTAAGTGGAGATTTTGATGTTGATGgtgatggtaatggtgatgatgaAGTTGAAGTTGAAGGTGATGAAGAAGTGGAGAAGAAGAAAGATAGAAGCAGTGGTAGAGTTCAGCAGCAATATCCACTGAGGCCTGATGCTGAAGATTGTGCTTTCTATCTTAAAACTGGAACTTGCAAATTTGGATTCAATTGCAAGTTTAATCACCCACTTGGTAGGAGGAAGAACCAG GCTGTTAAAGAGAAGGTTGGGGGAGAAAGAGAAGAACCGGCTGAAAAATCGGGCCAGATAGAATGCAAG TATTATTTAAGGTCGGGAGGATGTAAGTTTGGAAAAGCTTGTAAATTTAACCACACAAGAGGAAAGCCTTCAGCTGCGCCACTTTTGGAGCTTAACTTTCTTGGCTTGCCTATACGATTG GGAGAGAAACAATGTCCCTATTACATGCGCACAGGCTCCTGTAAGTTTGGAGCAAATTGCAAGTTTAATCATCCTGATCCTACTTCTGGTGGTAGAGTTGGGGATTCTGTTTCAGGATTTGGTAATGGTAATTATGTACCCCTACAAGGCGCATCACAACCATCTGGTCCCTCGTGGTCATCTTCAAAAACATTAAATGATACTGCTCCTTTTGTGCCAATGATGCTTTCGCCTAGTCAAGCGGTTTCTCCCCGAAGTCCTGAATGGAACGGATACCAG GCACCTGTCTATTTATCCGAGAGGAGTATGCACCCACCATCGGCATATGTCATGAACAACCCAACAATCGAAACACCCATGTACATGCACCAACCAAAGCAGACGCCAATTGAAGAGTTTCCAGAAAGGCCTGGTGAACCCGAATGCAGCTACTTCTTAAAAACTGGAGATTGCAAGTTCAAATCCAATTGTAAATTCCATCATCCAAAGAATCGGGTTGCAAGAATACCTCCGTGCAACCTCAGTGACAAGGGCCTGCCTCTGAGACCT AATGTATGCTCCCATTACAGCCGCTACGGGATTTGCAAATTTGGACCAGCTTGTAAGTTTGACCACCCGGTAATAAACCCATCTCCCCCAAGTAGTCCTGGACTTGATCAGCAAACTTCTTATACAGACACGCCTAATGAGATGACTACGATGGAGGGAAATGGAGATGCCAATGATGAGGCAATTCGTCAGCCTGTTTAG